The Apibacter raozihei genome contains a region encoding:
- the ilvB gene encoding biosynthetic-type acetolactate synthase large subunit — MSNNKISGSEALIRSLINEGVDTIFGYPGGAIMPVFDALYDYKDRINHYLVRHEQAAAHAAQGYARVTGKPGIVLVTSGPGATNTVTGIADAMIDSTPLVVLTGQVFSGLLGSDAFQEADVVGITKPISKWTYQVRRAEDIPKAIARAFYIANTGRKGPVVIDITKDAQQGLFEYSYEKMSFIRSYQPDPDINAEEVQEAAKLINEAKKPLALIGQGVILSGAEKELITMLEKADIPGASTILGLSALPTEHPLNVGMLGMHGNVAPNMKTNECDVLIAIGMRFDDRVTGDLKTYAKQAKIIHFDIDPAEIDKNVKTTAKVLGDAKKAISEVTKLISENKHTEWRNSFKEHDEEEYNIVVKNEVFPDTGGLKMGEVVNKVSEATHNDGILVTDVGQHQMMGVRYFKYNQTRSVVTSGGLGTMGFGLPAAIGAKIGTPNRTVCLFVGDGGFQMTIQELGLIMQYDIDVKIIILNNHFLGMVRQWQELFFDERYSETIMDNPDFVAIAKAYRIESRSVSQREDLDGAIAEMINHKGPYLLDVQVELEGMVYPMIPAGTCVTNIMLGASKKV; from the coding sequence ATGAGTAATAACAAAATTTCTGGAAGTGAGGCCCTTATACGTTCATTGATAAACGAGGGGGTGGATACCATTTTTGGATATCCGGGAGGTGCTATTATGCCTGTATTTGATGCTTTATATGACTATAAAGATAGAATAAACCATTATCTGGTCAGACATGAACAAGCTGCAGCTCATGCTGCTCAGGGCTATGCACGGGTTACCGGTAAACCGGGTATTGTTCTGGTCACCTCTGGTCCCGGAGCTACCAATACAGTGACTGGTATTGCAGATGCTATGATTGATAGTACCCCTTTAGTGGTACTCACAGGACAGGTATTTTCCGGACTCTTGGGAAGTGATGCCTTTCAGGAAGCAGATGTGGTTGGAATAACCAAACCTATAAGTAAATGGACTTACCAGGTAAGGAGAGCAGAAGATATTCCCAAGGCTATTGCGCGTGCATTTTATATAGCAAATACCGGAAGGAAAGGTCCGGTTGTTATTGATATTACCAAAGATGCACAACAAGGCCTATTTGAATACTCATACGAAAAAATGAGCTTTATAAGAAGTTATCAGCCGGATCCGGATATAAATGCTGAAGAGGTTCAAGAAGCTGCAAAACTTATTAATGAAGCTAAAAAACCACTGGCTCTTATAGGGCAGGGAGTTATATTAAGCGGTGCTGAAAAAGAATTAATAACAATGCTTGAAAAAGCAGATATTCCTGGGGCGTCAACCATTTTAGGTCTTTCAGCATTACCTACTGAACATCCTTTAAACGTAGGAATGCTAGGAATGCACGGAAACGTAGCTCCTAATATGAAAACCAATGAATGTGATGTACTTATTGCTATAGGTATGAGATTTGATGACCGGGTGACCGGAGATCTGAAAACCTATGCTAAACAGGCAAAGATTATTCATTTCGATATAGATCCGGCAGAAATTGATAAAAATGTGAAAACTACAGCTAAAGTTTTAGGTGATGCTAAAAAAGCTATTAGTGAAGTTACAAAATTAATTAGCGAGAATAAACATACGGAATGGAGAAATAGCTTTAAGGAACACGATGAGGAAGAATATAACATTGTCGTTAAAAATGAAGTTTTTCCAGATACGGGCGGATTAAAAATGGGTGAAGTGGTAAACAAAGTATCCGAAGCCACTCACAACGATGGAATACTTGTTACCGATGTAGGGCAGCATCAAATGATGGGAGTACGATATTTTAAATACAATCAGACCCGAAGCGTAGTAACTTCCGGTGGATTGGGAACTATGGGATTCGGATTACCTGCAGCCATCGGAGCTAAAATTGGAACACCGAACCGAACCGTTTGTTTATTTGTAGGTGATGGCGGATTCCAGATGACTATTCAGGAATTAGGACTTATTATGCAGTACGATATCGATGTTAAGATAATTATCTTAAACAATCATTTCTTAGGAATGGTTCGCCAATGGCAGGAACTATTTTTTGATGAAAGATATTCAGAAACTATAATGGACAATCCTGATTTTGTAGCTATCGCAAAAGCATATAGAATAGAATCACGCTCAGTTAGTCAGCGAGAAGATTTAGATGGCGCAATAGCTGAAATGATTAATCATAAAGGTCCCTACTTACTGGATGTACAAGTTGAACTGGAAGGAATGGTATATCCAATGATTCCTGCCGGAACCTGTGTCACTAATATAATGTTGGGAGCTTCTAAAAAAGTGTAA
- the ilvD gene encoding dihydroxy-acid dehydratase, with protein MKNQLRSHTSTQGRRMAGARALWRANGMKEEQMGKPLIAIVNSFTQFVPGHVHLHDIGQYVKSEIEKQGCFAAEFNTIAIDDGIAMGHDGMLYSLPSRDLIADSVEYMVNAHKADAMICISNCDKITPGMLIASMRLNIPTIFVSGGPMEAGEYNNQHLDLIDAMIKSADSSVSDKEVNAIERLACPTCGSCSGMFTANSMNCLNEAIGLALPGNGTIVATHANRKKLFTDAANLIVENSYKYYHQGDDSVLPRSIANKQAFLNAMTLDIAMGGSTNTILHLLAIAHEAGVDFTMDDIDFLSRKTPCLCKVAPNTVKYHIQDVNRAGGILGIMGELAKGNLIDTSSKRIDGFTLKEAIDNYDITKSTPTDEALNLYKSAPGNKFNLVMGSQNSTYKELDNDRSEGCIRDMEHAYTKDGGLAILKGNIALNGCVVKTAGVDESIFKFSGTAKVFQSQDDACEGILSGKVQSGDVVIITYEGPKGGPGMQEMLYPTSYIKSRHLGKECALITDGRFSGGTSGLSIGHVSPEAAAGGAIGLVEDGDIIEIDIPNRIIQVKLSDEELEFRRSQELAKGDKAFKPERVREISKALKAYASMVSSADLGAVRIIN; from the coding sequence ATGAAAAATCAGTTACGAAGCCATACCAGCACTCAAGGCCGAAGAATGGCCGGCGCCAGAGCTCTCTGGAGGGCTAATGGAATGAAAGAAGAACAAATGGGGAAACCCCTAATTGCAATTGTAAACTCATTCACTCAATTTGTACCAGGACATGTACACTTACATGACATAGGCCAATATGTAAAATCAGAAATTGAAAAACAAGGTTGCTTTGCGGCTGAATTTAATACTATAGCAATAGATGATGGAATTGCAATGGGGCATGATGGAATGCTTTACTCTTTACCATCCAGAGATCTGATTGCTGATAGTGTGGAATATATGGTAAATGCGCACAAAGCCGATGCGATGATTTGCATTAGCAACTGTGATAAAATCACTCCCGGAATGCTTATCGCATCCATGCGGTTAAATATACCCACCATATTTGTATCCGGAGGTCCTATGGAAGCCGGAGAATATAATAATCAGCATCTTGATTTGATTGATGCTATGATAAAATCAGCTGATTCCAGCGTTTCTGATAAAGAGGTTAATGCCATAGAACGTTTAGCCTGTCCTACCTGCGGATCCTGCTCAGGAATGTTTACTGCTAATTCTATGAATTGTTTAAACGAGGCAATCGGATTAGCACTTCCGGGTAATGGAACTATTGTTGCTACGCATGCAAATCGTAAAAAATTATTTACAGACGCCGCAAATCTGATTGTAGAAAATTCCTATAAATATTATCATCAGGGTGATGATTCTGTTTTGCCAAGATCTATTGCTAATAAGCAGGCTTTTCTTAACGCAATGACATTAGATATAGCCATGGGAGGATCTACCAATACTATTTTACACTTGTTAGCCATAGCTCATGAAGCCGGAGTCGATTTTACTATGGATGATATAGACTTCTTATCAAGAAAAACACCTTGCCTGTGTAAAGTTGCACCTAATACTGTTAAGTATCACATTCAGGATGTAAACAGAGCCGGTGGAATCTTAGGAATAATGGGAGAACTTGCCAAAGGAAATTTAATTGATACTTCTTCAAAACGTATTGATGGATTTACCCTTAAAGAAGCGATAGATAATTACGATATAACCAAAAGCACACCTACAGATGAAGCTTTGAATTTATACAAATCCGCTCCTGGAAATAAATTCAACCTTGTCATGGGATCACAGAATTCAACTTACAAAGAATTAGACAATGACCGTTCAGAAGGTTGTATCAGAGATATGGAACATGCTTATACTAAAGACGGAGGTCTCGCTATACTTAAAGGCAACATAGCTTTAAACGGCTGTGTAGTAAAAACTGCAGGAGTAGATGAAAGTATATTTAAATTTTCAGGAACAGCTAAAGTTTTCCAGTCTCAGGATGATGCCTGTGAAGGAATACTAAGCGGTAAAGTACAGTCCGGCGACGTAGTTATCATTACGTATGAAGGACCTAAAGGCGGACCTGGAATGCAGGAAATGCTATATCCTACTTCCTATATTAAATCCCGACACTTAGGGAAAGAATGTGCACTTATTACAGACGGAAGATTTTCGGGTGGAACCTCCGGATTATCAATCGGACATGTTTCACCAGAAGCTGCTGCCGGAGGAGCTATTGGACTAGTAGAAGATGGAGATATTATTGAAATTGACATACCCAACCGTATAATTCAGGTAAAGTTATCTGACGAAGAATTGGAATTTAGAAGATCTCAGGAATTAGCCAAAGGAGATAAAGCATTTAAACCTGAAAGAGTACGAGAAATATCTAAAGCTCTGAAAGCATATGCCAGCATGGTTAGCTCTGCTGACCTGGGCGCCGTTAGAATCATCAATTAA
- the leuB gene encoding 3-isopropylmalate dehydrogenase — MKLNIAVLPGDGIGPEIVNQALEVTKTICTKFNHELTYKEALVGAIAIDKTGNPYPQETHDLCMDSDAVLFGAIGDPKYDNDPSAKIRPEQGLLKMRKDLGLYANLRPINTFPSLIHKSPLRADLVEGADFMCVRELTGGLYFGRPQGRSEDGNTAYDTCVYTREEIERIVRLSYKLAEQRNKKLTVVDKANVLCTSRLWRQVAQEIEKEFPHIETEYMFVDNAAMQMIQWPKRFDVLVTENLFGDILTDEASVITGSLGMLPSASIGIHTSVFEPIHGSYPQAAGKNIANPLATILSSALMFEYAFNLKEEGALIRKAVDASMEQKIVTEDIASGEKSYSTSEVGSWIIDYIKKA; from the coding sequence ATGAAATTAAATATAGCTGTACTTCCCGGAGATGGCATCGGGCCAGAAATTGTTAATCAGGCACTCGAAGTTACTAAAACCATATGTACCAAATTTAATCACGAACTTACTTATAAAGAAGCTTTAGTAGGAGCAATTGCTATTGATAAAACAGGAAATCCGTATCCGCAGGAAACCCATGACTTATGTATGGATTCTGATGCCGTTTTATTCGGAGCTATCGGAGATCCTAAATATGATAATGATCCTTCAGCAAAAATAAGACCTGAGCAAGGCCTACTGAAAATGCGAAAAGATTTGGGCTTATATGCTAATCTTAGACCAATCAACACTTTCCCATCTTTAATTCACAAGTCTCCTTTGCGGGCAGATTTAGTGGAAGGTGCAGACTTTATGTGTGTCAGAGAACTTACTGGTGGACTCTATTTCGGAAGACCACAAGGAAGAAGTGAAGACGGTAATACAGCCTATGATACCTGTGTATATACACGTGAAGAGATCGAAAGAATTGTGCGGTTATCTTATAAACTTGCTGAACAGAGAAACAAAAAACTAACAGTAGTCGATAAAGCTAATGTACTTTGTACATCAAGATTATGGAGACAGGTAGCTCAGGAAATTGAAAAAGAATTTCCACATATTGAAACAGAATATATGTTTGTTGATAATGCAGCAATGCAAATGATTCAATGGCCGAAAAGATTTGACGTATTAGTAACAGAAAATCTTTTTGGAGATATATTGACAGATGAAGCTTCTGTAATCACAGGATCTTTAGGTATGCTTCCTTCCGCATCTATAGGAATTCACACTTCTGTTTTCGAACCTATTCACGGCTCCTACCCTCAGGCTGCCGGTAAGAATATAGCTAACCCTTTAGCCACAATACTTTCATCAGCTTTAATGTTCGAATATGCTTTTAATTTAAAAGAAGAAGGAGCATTAATAAGAAAAGCTGTGGATGCTTCTATGGAACAAAAAATAGTTACAGAAGATATTGCTTCCGGTGAAAAATCCTATTCGACCTCCGAAGTCGGAAGTTGGATAATCGATTATATTAAGAAAGCTTAA